One segment of Desulfovibrio inopinatus DSM 10711 DNA contains the following:
- the pstS gene encoding phosphate ABC transporter substrate-binding protein PstS, with protein sequence MKVLKNVVGFIFTFALLVPSVALADVNLVGSGASFPAPLYTTWFKTFSRENSGVQVSYQSKGSGAGIRDFQNHVVDFGASDAAMSAEEISKVAEGVQLLPMTAGEIVLSYNLKGVKELKLPREAYSKIYLGEITKWNDPIIAKANPGVKLPDENITVVARADSSGTTFNFTQHLAAINKEFKDKVGSGKTVDWPLGDHLVKSPKNDGVAATIMQTPGAIGYIEFGYAKMTKLPMASLENKAGKFVAPGLAGGQAALANVTLPENMIVFVTDPEGADSYPMVTYTWMLFYKTYQDKEKLEWIHKLIDYCLFKGQAISDKAGYIPLPETVVKKVSEAAKTIQ encoded by the coding sequence ATGAAAGTTTTGAAAAATGTTGTTGGATTTATCTTTACATTTGCACTCCTTGTCCCTTCCGTGGCCTTGGCAGATGTCAACCTGGTTGGATCCGGTGCGAGCTTTCCAGCTCCTTTATACACGACTTGGTTCAAAACCTTCAGCCGTGAAAATTCCGGTGTTCAGGTGAGTTACCAGTCCAAAGGAAGCGGCGCCGGCATTCGCGATTTCCAAAATCATGTTGTCGATTTTGGTGCCAGCGATGCGGCTATGTCTGCCGAAGAGATCTCCAAAGTTGCCGAAGGAGTTCAACTTCTTCCCATGACCGCCGGTGAAATTGTGCTTTCGTACAATCTGAAAGGCGTGAAGGAACTGAAGCTGCCTCGGGAAGCCTATTCTAAAATTTATCTTGGTGAAATCACCAAGTGGAACGACCCCATCATTGCCAAAGCCAATCCTGGCGTAAAGCTTCCTGATGAAAACATCACCGTTGTCGCTCGTGCCGACAGCTCCGGAACGACCTTTAACTTCACCCAGCATTTGGCCGCTATCAATAAAGAATTCAAAGACAAAGTTGGTTCCGGCAAAACCGTTGACTGGCCGCTTGGTGATCATCTCGTTAAATCGCCCAAAAACGACGGCGTTGCAGCCACCATCATGCAAACTCCCGGTGCAATTGGATACATTGAATTCGGCTATGCCAAAATGACGAAACTCCCCATGGCTTCCCTGGAAAACAAGGCGGGGAAATTCGTTGCTCCTGGTCTTGCCGGCGGACAAGCTGCGCTGGCCAACGTGACCTTACCCGAAAACATGATTGTATTTGTGACCGATCCGGAAGGCGCTGATTCCTACCCCATGGTGACCTACACCTGGATGCTTTTCTACAAGACCTACCAAGATAAAGAAAAACTGGAATGGATCCACAAGCTCATTGATTACTGCTTGTTCAAAGGTCAGGCTATTTCTGACAAAGCCGGATATATCCCTCTCCCTGAAACAGTTGTGAAAAAAGTATCGGAAGCGGCAAAAACCATTCAATAA
- the pstC gene encoding phosphate ABC transporter permease subunit PstC: protein MDSQKELPMKWGESYATPPSFRDRLFDKAFRGMAYIFTTLTIVLLAYILFEIGGKAIPAMQKYGLNLLVSTQWDVNQNIFGILPEIWGTLYSALFALVVGGVFGVAIAIFLTQDFLPHKIEIVLKNIIEMLAAIPSVVYGLWGIFVLIPIIRPFANFLHAYFGWVPFFGTELSGPGLFPGALVLSIMILPTVAAVSQDAFRAIPYKTKEAVYGMGATRWEAILRVMLPTASGGIFGALVLGFGRALGETMALAMLVGNSNQISLSLFSPANTLAALLALNFPEAGTTEVEVLMFAAIVLLVITLVVNVVGQLIINYSQPGGAKR, encoded by the coding sequence ATGGATTCCCAAAAAGAACTGCCCATGAAGTGGGGCGAGAGTTATGCTACGCCCCCTTCATTTAGGGACAGGCTATTCGACAAGGCGTTTCGTGGTATGGCGTACATTTTTACGACGCTGACAATTGTGTTGCTTGCCTACATTCTGTTTGAAATCGGCGGGAAAGCCATTCCTGCGATGCAGAAATATGGTTTGAACTTACTCGTTTCTACACAATGGGATGTAAATCAAAATATCTTTGGCATTTTACCGGAAATTTGGGGAACGCTCTACAGCGCTCTGTTCGCTTTGGTTGTCGGCGGTGTTTTCGGTGTAGCTATTGCGATTTTTCTGACACAGGACTTTTTGCCACATAAGATCGAAATTGTTCTTAAAAACATTATTGAGATGCTGGCAGCTATTCCAAGTGTTGTTTATGGGCTGTGGGGAATTTTCGTGCTTATTCCTATCATCCGGCCATTTGCTAATTTTCTTCATGCGTACTTTGGGTGGGTTCCCTTCTTTGGAACCGAACTCAGTGGCCCAGGCCTTTTTCCCGGAGCGCTGGTGCTTTCCATCATGATTTTGCCTACGGTCGCTGCCGTTTCCCAAGATGCATTTCGTGCCATACCGTACAAGACCAAAGAAGCGGTATATGGAATGGGAGCGACTCGCTGGGAAGCCATTTTGCGCGTCATGCTGCCAACAGCATCCGGTGGAATTTTTGGAGCTTTGGTACTTGGGTTTGGTCGGGCACTCGGAGAAACCATGGCTTTGGCCATGCTTGTCGGGAATTCCAACCAGATATCGCTTTCATTATTTTCCCCTGCCAACACTCTTGCCGCTTTGCTTGCATTGAACTTTCCCGAGGCAGGAACAACAGAGGTCGAAGTGCTCATGTTCGCCGCCATTGTCTTGTTGGTCATTACGTTGGTGGTGAACGTGGTTGGACAATTGATCATTAATTACAGCCAACCCGGAGGAGCCAAACGATGA